A stretch of Streptococcus chenjunshii DNA encodes these proteins:
- a CDS encoding D-alanine--D-alanine ligase, which produces MPKQTLILLYGGRSAERQVSVLSAESVMRAVDYNKFFVKTYFITESGDFIKTQEFSALPGSSEKLMTNETVVLAQKVEPSAIYQEDAVVFPVLHGPMGEDGSIQGFLEILQLPYVGANILASAAAMDKITTKQILESVGIPLLPYITYFEGEDLEKTLIQAEKKLSYPIFVKPANMGSSVGISRADDTEELRQAIQIALKYDSRILIEQGVVAREIEVGILGNREVRTTLPGEVVKDVAFYDYEAKYIDNKITMAIPAKLDESAVQAMRAYAVKAFRALGGCGLSRCDFFLTEDQQIFLNELNTMPGFTQWSMYPLLWENMGLSYTDLISELVRLAQEMFEKRENHLF; this is translated from the coding sequence ATGCCTAAACAAACCCTGATCTTACTTTATGGCGGCCGTTCTGCAGAACGGCAGGTATCTGTGCTTTCTGCAGAAAGTGTCATGCGGGCAGTTGATTATAATAAATTTTTTGTAAAAACTTACTTTATTACTGAGTCCGGTGATTTTATAAAAACTCAGGAATTTTCTGCCCTCCCCGGATCTTCAGAAAAGCTGATGACTAATGAGACAGTCGTTCTTGCTCAAAAAGTTGAGCCCAGCGCTATTTATCAAGAAGATGCAGTTGTTTTTCCTGTTCTTCACGGACCTATGGGTGAAGATGGCTCCATTCAGGGCTTTCTTGAGATTTTGCAGCTCCCCTATGTCGGGGCGAATATTTTAGCTTCAGCAGCAGCGATGGATAAAATCACGACCAAACAGATTCTAGAGAGTGTTGGAATCCCTCTGCTCCCCTATATTACTTATTTTGAAGGCGAGGACTTGGAAAAAACGCTCATTCAGGCTGAGAAAAAACTTTCCTATCCCATTTTTGTCAAACCAGCTAATATGGGTTCAAGTGTCGGTATTTCTCGGGCGGATGATACAGAAGAGCTGCGGCAGGCGATACAGATTGCTCTTAAGTATGACAGTCGAATCTTAATTGAACAGGGAGTCGTTGCCCGTGAGATTGAAGTTGGCATCTTAGGCAATAGAGAGGTCAGAACTACCTTGCCTGGCGAGGTGGTTAAGGATGTGGCCTTTTATGATTATGAAGCCAAGTATATTGACAATAAGATTACCATGGCTATTCCGGCCAAGCTTGATGAATCAGCCGTTCAAGCAATGCGCGCTTATGCAGTTAAAGCTTTTAGGGCATTGGGAGGATGCGGTCTGTCGCGCTGTGATTTCTTTTTAACAGAAGATCAGCAGATATTTCTTAATGAACTAAATACGATGCCGGGCTTTACCCAATGGTCAATGTATCCCTTGCTATGGGAAAATATGGGGCTTTCCTATACAGATTTAATCAGTGAGCTTGTCCGTTTGGCACAGGAAATGTTTGAAAAAAGAGAAAATCATTTATTTTAA
- a CDS encoding GBS Bsp-like repeat-containing protein: protein MKIKGHGTIKKSKAYGAIGTLLLSGILLTAIGTASVSADETADIANTSAESLVTAAVDSSDTAASDEPVFSNEEDIKGTESDESFIQSEVTAAEDSTAEVPESTNDNTAKEPDMPEKSAQSEGNQEGANQELSEIDTETAHDIQSDSDAKAASKDETPQNSATGGAASEVTSVSLTRNGFDLQYHPAIASGAQIMFAVWSDIKGQDDLIWYTADKNGRVTAKYTGTYGTYHVHTYQNLSGQMTGLNALSVELSQPNINVAVTKISKTAYKVTVGDAPAYITDILLPTWTSAGGQDDLIWYQSSRNPDGTYSAVISTADHNLESGDYYVHVYGTSAVTNGLTVLKGTTFKNDYAFGDVSVTASLSQNGIYITVPDDVSKGLPVYHAVWSAENGQDDIVWYKVDRSGKTTAKYTGDYGTYHIHTYGLINGRMIGLNAQSIDVAKPNVSVRLTKVDDLSVKVTVSDVPAYITNIVLPTWTSKNNQDDIRWYTAVKASDGTYSLTFYAKDHKFESGHYNVHVYGQSQVTQSLIGLAATDGIDLNFSEELSNPTVTVQNHDASKGTLQVVAAETANSKAIESLMVAAWSQAEQKNIYWYASSNIVNGRVVITVDEKYHHNISGDYTVHAYLKTKDGDTIGYDLRTYALTSNGAAAGVSADYRGTGVYAVSISGVYSNGAVKYAVWSDSNGQDDLAWYDAAVSGTNAAGLINLANHSGTGTYHLHVYQADNGQMYFLTSTDFTVRRTNYETPYYNQRDGRWGSTRYGYYTMASTGCVPTSLAMVFSSLTGNEVLPTAVADYLYNNTVEFNRGGEGTTGRGILMASNQWGMSATVLNSPSDLTAALQEGHHVLGAVQQNKFSPWGWGTSHELVLKGYSNGSTYVFDPYNASNNGWYPIASLWNEQSTQSGDTNGLGRPFVKITDA, encoded by the coding sequence ATGAAAATTAAAGGTCATGGGACGATAAAGAAATCTAAGGCTTATGGTGCTATTGGGACACTGCTTTTATCAGGTATACTGCTGACAGCTATAGGGACAGCCAGTGTCAGCGCTGATGAAACAGCTGACATTGCTAATACTTCGGCTGAAAGTCTTGTTACTGCAGCCGTCGACAGCTCTGATACTGCAGCATCAGATGAGCCTGTTTTCAGCAATGAAGAAGACATTAAAGGAACTGAAAGCGATGAGAGCTTCATTCAGTCTGAAGTGACAGCTGCTGAAGACAGTACGGCTGAGGTTCCGGAAAGTACCAATGATAATACAGCAAAAGAGCCAGATATGCCAGAAAAGAGTGCACAATCTGAAGGAAATCAAGAGGGTGCAAACCAAGAATTATCAGAAATTGATACTGAAACAGCCCATGATATTCAAAGTGACAGTGACGCGAAGGCAGCCTCTAAGGATGAAACCCCTCAGAACAGTGCGACAGGAGGCGCGGCCTCAGAAGTCACAAGTGTTTCCTTAACGAGAAATGGGTTTGATCTTCAGTACCATCCGGCCATTGCAAGCGGAGCTCAGATCATGTTCGCAGTTTGGTCTGATATTAAAGGGCAGGATGATTTGATTTGGTATACCGCTGATAAAAATGGGCGAGTAACGGCAAAGTATACAGGGACTTACGGAACATACCACGTTCATACCTATCAAAATCTCAGTGGACAAATGACTGGCCTGAATGCATTATCCGTTGAACTTTCTCAGCCAAATATCAATGTTGCGGTTACTAAAATCAGCAAAACAGCCTATAAAGTAACTGTCGGTGATGCACCTGCTTATATTACCGATATTTTGCTTCCTACTTGGACTAGCGCCGGCGGACAGGACGATCTCATTTGGTATCAAAGCTCTAGGAATCCAGACGGAACCTATTCAGCGGTTATCAGCACAGCTGATCATAATTTAGAAAGCGGTGACTATTATGTCCACGTATATGGGACAAGTGCTGTAACGAATGGTCTGACAGTCTTAAAAGGGACAACTTTTAAAAATGATTACGCTTTTGGCGATGTCAGTGTCACTGCAAGTCTTAGTCAAAATGGGATTTATATCACTGTACCGGATGATGTCAGTAAGGGGCTCCCTGTTTACCATGCCGTATGGTCTGCTGAAAACGGACAAGATGATATAGTCTGGTATAAGGTTGACCGTTCAGGGAAAACAACAGCGAAATATACCGGCGATTACGGTACTTACCATATCCATACCTATGGTCTTATCAATGGTCGTATGATTGGCTTAAATGCACAGAGCATTGATGTGGCGAAACCTAATGTTTCAGTCCGTTTAACTAAAGTGGATGACCTTTCTGTCAAAGTGACTGTCAGTGATGTTCCTGCTTATATTACCAATATTGTTTTACCAACTTGGACAAGTAAAAATAATCAGGATGACATCAGATGGTACACTGCGGTTAAAGCGAGTGATGGTACTTACAGCCTGACCTTTTATGCTAAAGACCATAAATTTGAGTCTGGACATTATAATGTTCATGTCTATGGGCAAAGCCAAGTTACACAGTCCCTTATTGGTTTAGCAGCAACTGATGGTATTGATTTAAATTTTTCAGAGGAACTTTCAAATCCGACAGTCACTGTTCAAAACCATGACGCTTCAAAAGGGACCTTGCAGGTAGTAGCAGCGGAAACAGCTAATTCTAAAGCTATAGAGAGCCTTATGGTGGCTGCATGGTCTCAGGCGGAGCAAAAAAATATTTACTGGTATGCCAGCTCAAATATCGTTAACGGCAGGGTTGTCATTACGGTTGATGAAAAATACCACCATAATATTTCGGGTGATTATACAGTCCATGCTTATTTAAAAACTAAAGATGGTGATACGATCGGTTATGATTTGAGAACCTATGCACTGACCAGCAACGGCGCAGCAGCCGGTGTTTCTGCAGATTATAGGGGAACAGGTGTCTATGCAGTCTCCATTTCAGGTGTTTATTCAAACGGAGCGGTGAAATATGCTGTTTGGTCAGACAGCAACGGTCAAGATGATTTAGCGTGGTATGATGCTGCTGTATCTGGAACAAATGCAGCAGGCCTTATTAACCTTGCTAATCATTCTGGAACCGGGACTTACCATCTTCATGTTTACCAAGCTGATAATGGGCAAATGTATTTCCTGACCTCAACTGATTTTACTGTCCGCCGCACAAACTATGAGACACCTTATTATAATCAAAGAGACGGCCGCTGGGGCAGCACACGCTACGGTTACTACACCATGGCTTCAACAGGCTGTGTACCGACTAGCTTAGCGATGGTCTTTTCATCATTAACAGGAAATGAAGTGCTGCCGACAGCAGTTGCAGACTATCTTTACAATAATACCGTTGAGTTTAACCGAGGGGGAGAAGGGACGACCGGCAGAGGTATTTTAATGGCTTCCAATCAATGGGGGATGTCAGCAACCGTTCTGAATTCTCCATCCGATCTGACAGCTGCTTTGCAGGAAGGCCACCATGTTCTGGGAGCCGTTCAGCAAAATAAATTTTCTCCATGGGGCTGGGGGACCAGCCATGAGCTTGTCCTAAAAGGTTATTCAAACGGCAGTACTTATGTATTTGATCCTTACAATGCTTCCAATAACGGCTGGTATCCGATCGCTTCGCTCTGGAATGAGCAAAGCACACAAAGCGGTGATACAAACGGCTTAGGCAGACCTTTTGTTAAAATTACAGATGCTTAA